In the genome of Pseudanabaena mucicola str. Chao 1806, the window CTAGTCTTTGAAATTTTGCCAGATTTACTATTACCATTGATTTGTCAGCTTTTTATCCACTCAGGATGGTTGGTTGGGACAACAATACAAACTGGAACAGTCTCTTTAATTCCGATTGAGAATTCTGACGAATTGCATCAACAATTAAGGAAGTTCAGTCATTTTTTGCACGATCTACGTAAGCAAATTAAAGGAGTACGTTATCAGACAGAATTTTTTGCTGATTTCTATGCTGACTCATATCGTGAAAGAGTGCAAGAGTTTAAGCAGATCCAAGAAATTTTGGGAACCCTCCAAGATCATGTAGTTCTCCGTAATTTTCTAGAAACTACATTAAAGGAAAGTTTAGATAAGGCACTTCCCAGCATTGAGCATTCAATTCAAGAAGATGCAAATGTATTTTGGCAAAGTTGGCAGCCTCTACAGGCACATTACCTATCTTCTGAATTCCGAAAATCATTGCGATCATTACTTATAGAACCTCTTACTTGATAGAGTGTATGCTCAAGTCTAAGAATTAAGATTCAGGAACATTTATAGGTAAAGATAGAGAAAAGCAAAAAGAAAAAGAGAAAAATAATAAAAGATATTTTTCGTGCTTCTAGTCTATATTTACTTGGTACTTCTAACTCTCATGTTGAGAAAAATCTAGCCAAGAGTAGAAAAGGAGAAAAGCTTTCACCAATACTTTTAGCGTGTGATTCTAACTTGGGCAAAGTAGTAATCGCTGACGGATATTATAGAGTCTGCGCTGTCTATAGACAGAATGAAGATATATCAATACCATGCAAAATTATCGATGATTAACAAACGCTTTCCAAAAGAGAGCTTATTAATTCTGTATCTGCAAGACTATACGGATTTTCCCTATTGTGGAACTTGGTGATCGCCATTTGCGAATTATATTTTCTAATTCTGCGATCGCACTATCCTCTTTTAATGTTGAGTTTTGATTATCTGTGGCTATATTGCTAATGCGATCACCTGTAATCTCAAGATCGAGCGTAATTCTGCTAGTAGAGGTGATGGCAATGCGTTGAGACTGTAAATAAAAGGCTAGATTTGTCGTGATATTGCTAGGAACTTCCGATTTAATTTGTAAAACACTGATGTTAGCAGTATTAGTGGTCGTATTATTAGTAGAACGGGATGCAACCTCAGGAACTGAAAATTTCGTAGGTGGTGAAGGAGCAAGTTTCGCATCTTCAGAACTAACTGGTGCTTGCAAAACATCCTTATTTGGTACTTCTAATCTTCGCTGCGGTATAGCATTAGCTGCGGTTGTCCCATCATTAGTTACTGAAGAACCTGTAGTAGATCCTTGTCGGTAACGATCAACATTGCTGTTCGGGTTATTCATTGGCTCAGTAGCGATCGCTACTTTATCAGTTCTCTCAAGAGGCTTTGACTCAGGCTTGTTTAGCTGTTCGGTTTGTGGAACATTTGGATTAACAGGTATGATCTCAGAATTTGGAATTGTAGGATTAGTTGACTTTGATGAAGCCGCAACTTTGGCATTATTTTCTGATTGAGCTAATTTATTGTCTGATTTTGGGGCTGAACTAATAGCAGATGGGGGGGCGGCTTGCTCAGGAGGCGCGGCATTAGGAGTAGAGGCTATTTGATAATTAGGTTGTTCACCAGAAGGTGGATAAATCAAACGGATTGCACCAATACTGACTCCAATGATCGCGATTATCCCTGCCATAATCTTCAGCCAATTGAGATTGATGCGGTGCACCTCTAGTAACACATTCGGCAAAATCACAAACTCATTAGCACATAATTCGATACTTTCATACAGATCAAACAATTGTAAGGTGGTTAGCCTTAGTTTTGATAATTTCGGAACTACAATCACGTGATCAAGAGTTTCAATATCATCCTGAGCGAGCCAGCGATCGCAATAGCTAGTTACTGCCTCGATCAGATTGGCAATTTGTTGTTGATTGCCCGTAATTACTCTGCGATTATGCGCTAGTTGCAAGCGAAAGCGTAAATTCTGTGCCACAATTTGTGCTTGCCAGTCAGATAAAGGCGATCGCTCTGTCCAGACTTCTAGTAAGCAGGTTGGAAGTTCATAGCGACGACTGAAGATATTTGATTCTGATGAGGAGTAGCTCATAATACTAACTATTCTGACTTCTCTCAAATAGGGCAACCCAAAGGCGGCGCGACCCGATTTGGGAACTGTAAAAAAGTAGATCTATTAATAATTTTAACGCTAATCTTTGAATTGCGTCAGGTTTTGCTTGATCCTCCTCCGCCATCCGTTCTTGATACAATGTATTAAAGCGATCAAGATAGTCACCAAGGATCGGTTCGCGATAGGGAGGGCGTTTGAGAGCAGTGCATTTTTCTAACTGGGCTACAGCATTGCGAATAGCAAATTGTTGTTGAGCTGCTAGGGTACAACTAATTAGAGTCATTGCTCTCGCTTCATCCACATCTAGTTTTTTCCGTCCTTTACCCTTACGAAGGGGGCTAGCCTGTCGCAACCGCCAAAGGGTAATGCGATCGCTTAAAATTTCCTCTAAACCAAGCTTTTCGGCAACCGCCAATATCTCATCGGAACCCAGTCCCGTTAAAGACTCCAAGGCAAGTAGTACTAAATCCAAATGCGCCTTAATTGCCTGTAACTGTGGCAAATCAGGGTTATCAAAGGAGTCGGTGGAATGGGAAGTCATGAGTCTGAGCTAGATTTTATTTGCGGCAGAGGTGGAGGTGGTAGAGGACGACTCTTAACGGTTGTAAGATCACTGGTTTTAACTATTGACAAGTCAATTGAATTCTCGATTGCAGGTTTAGTTGCTTGCTTAATCACACTCATATCGATTGAGCTATTGGAATTATTATTCCCCTGATTAACTATTTTGCCTCGTGAATTATTCTCGCCTTGCGAAGCACTTCTCGCTCTCCCTTGATTTGCCCATGCCTGCATAAAGCTAATTTGTTCTCTTGCAGTACTCGCTAAGGGATAGGTTTCTTTAATTGCGCCAATAATGTCTTCAGTCGTGACATCCCTCTGCTCATGAAAAGAACGATACATGCCTTCTACGATCGCCTGTTCGATTTCCGCTCCACTAAACTCCTTAGAGATGGAAGCCATTCTATCAATATCAAAATTACGCAATTCCATAGGTCGGAATCGTTTCAAATGTAATTGGAAAATTTCCTTACGTTCCTCAGGGGTTGGTAAATTGATAAAGAACAATTCATCGAATCTCCCTTTTCGTAAGAGTTCAGGCGGTAGGGCATGAATATTATTTGCCGTGGCAACCACAAAGACTGGACTCGATTTTTCCTGCATCCAAGTTAACAAAGTCCCCAGTACACGCTGACTAGTTCCCGAATCCCCTATACTATTGGCAATTCCCCCAAAAGCCTTATCAATCTCATCAATCCAGAGAATACAAGGGGCAAGGGCTTCAGCTAACTGGATCGTTTGACGGGTACGGCTTTCAGACTGTCCAACTAGGCTACCAAACAAACGCCCCACATCTAGTCGTAACAATGGTAAACGCCAAAGATTGGCGATCACCTTTGCACAAAGACTTTTCCCTGTTCCTTGAATTCCTAATAACAGAACTCCCCTTGGATTCGGTAAACCATAGGCTCTCGCTTCATCGGAAAAGGCTAGCTGACGTTGCATCAACCACAGCTTGAAATTATCTAAACCACCGATACTATCTAAGGTTTCATTGGGTGTGAAAAATTCTAAAAATTCTGTTTGACGAATTCGCTTTTGTTTTTCGATCAAAACGCGATCAATATCGGATTCATTCAAATAATGCTTCTGGACGATGGATTTGGATAGGGTGTGGCAAATGCGATCTCGGGTCATCCCCATGCAAGCTTTCACCAGTTGATCGAGGCTATTCCCTCCCAAGCGCAACTGTTCCGCAGGAATCATCTGTTCGATGATATTTCGGATTTCTTTATTTTCAGGTAAAGGGAAATAGAGCACTGCCATCTGCTCTTCTAGTTCAGAGGGCATTTCCAGAAGTGGACTGAGTAAAATCAAAGTCTTACGAGTATTGCGAAAGCTGCGATACAGATTCCGCAACTGACGCACAAAAATTTCATCAAGGCGTTGTGAAGCTAAGCGACGATGTAGATCGCGAAAAACATAAATGCTAGCTGTTTGGCGATCGCTATTTTCAGCAACCTGCAAAGCTTGTAGTAAATTATTTTTACCCTCCTGATTATGCTCAAAGCCCCGCACCAAATCGTAATAGAGCATTTGTCTTGGTGGACTGCATTCTTGAGCAACTTGGGCGATCGACCTCTCCGCACGTTCTTCTTCCCATGTCACGACATAAATTATCGGACATTTAGCACGGATGAGTAAGCTCAGTTCTTCTTGAAAATTAAGAGATTTCATTATGGTGGAATGTCTGGGATTAATCAAAATACGCAAAGCATACAGTGCTTTGCGCTTCAGTAAAACTCGATAAATTTTGAGGTAGTGTTGACTTATGACACTTTCTCAAAATTTATTGCAGTTTGATCGATTATCAAGCTGCTGTAAGAGCATATGCGGCTTATTTAGATGATTGATCGCGTTGCTATAACACATCCTAATAAATAATTAGGTAATTAGGCTCATCTATTTATTTGAAGCGCTAATTTAGAAAAAATCGTCATTATTGGCTGGTTGGCGATAGGGGGTTGGCAAGGACTTAAGATAACTGAGAAATTGCAATAACTCATCATTAGTTAATTGCTGCCGTGATTTTTTATCAAAAGTACGGACTAAATAATCCCTCCCCTGTGGTTTTGTCCAATTCAGTCGATCCATCTCCACATCAATTTTAGAAATTGCATCGGATAGATCAATTGGCTCTGGTGCGATTATAGGGTCTGACGATTTGCTAGGGACAAGCTCAGAAGGACGAGTTACAATTTCTTCGTGGGAGCGATGGGTTTGTTCACTAGGCACATATGGCAAATTATCATCAGTTGCATAGTCATTCACTCCATATTCATTGACATATTCTAATGCTGTCTCTGACTGAATTGTGTGCGTCGTTGTGTGATGTCCCGTTCCTAAACTGCCTAGGTTATTCAAATTGGCAGAGGGCAGAGAATTTACCGACGCAGGTTCGCGCGAAATCTGTGTCAAAATTGGCGATCGCCCTGCATAATTGCTATAGTTACTATCAAACCCGTTATCGAAGGCAATACCTGCGATCGTCAAAGCACGCTTCACAGCGCGATCTTCTGCTAATTCCAGATCTCCATCGACAGCCGTAGCCGTCCCCATGATCGCATCACCCTGAGACACAATCGCCCTAAAAGCATGGAGACCATCTATTTTAGGGAGCATCTCAGTCTGGATGCGCCCCTGTGGATATTGAGAGCGAAACTGAGCGAACATAAGTAAGTACAAAATCAAATTTTTTGAAAATTTTGAGCAACAATGCTTTGGGTTAAAAAGAAACTACGCAAAGCGCTTTTCATCGTCTCATTCTTATGGCAAAAAATATGGCAAAAAATTAGGTTTCTGCGATTTGATAAATAACCTAATTTTTATGATTAGGCAAATATAACCCATAAGAAATTAGTCCTTTATCTTACCGCACCTCCCTTAGCTAGTACCGAGAAAATAAGCAAAAGGTGGTGTGTATCCAGGGATATTATTCTCATCTACCTCATCGATCTGATCGGGATCAAGATATTCACGGGCATAGCGCAGGTAGACCTTTTCGCTAACAAAGAGATCAAATAGATCGGGATCAATGTGGTTATCCAGTTTCATCTTACCGAGGATATGGAGACACTCAGATAAAGTTTTACCTTTCTTATAAGGGCGATCTTTGGCGCTCAGGGCTTCAAATATATCAGCAATTCCCATCATTCTTGCTGGCAGAGACATTTGCTCACGGGTTAAGCCTTTGGGATAGCCCTTGCCATCCATGCGCTCATGGTGACCACCTGCATATTCAGGCACACGGCGGAGATTACGGGGGTAGGGCAACTGCTCCAACATTTCAATCGTAACCACAATGTGGTCATTAATCACTTTGCGTTCTTCTGCGGTGAGAGTTCCTCTTGAAATATTCAGGTTATAAACTTCATTGTCACTGAGGAAATTAGTATCTATACCTTGGGGATCAATCCAGCGATATTTAGCAATTTGTTGAAGACGTTCCTTATACTCATCGTGCATAAACTCTCCTCCAATATTGCAGACTTGTAAGAAATCCTGATCACTAGAATATTGAGCTAGCTTTTGTTGCAAAGCTGCTTCGAGATCGGGAATGATGCTGAGATTGCCCGATTCGATCGCCGCAATTTTTTGGTTAAGAAAATTGATTTCCGCATCCCGTTTGAGTACTTCAAAGCGTGTATTGACTAAATAAATGCGATCAAAAATAGTTTCTAACTTAGTTGCTTTATCAATCACATGAACAGGGGTTGTCACCTTTCCGCAATCGTGGAGCAATCCTGCAATTCTGAGCTCATAGCGTTCATCCTCATCTAGAGAAAACTCTTTAAAAATTCCATAGTCCGCTTTGCAAGCGGCATCGGCGATCATCATCGTCAATGTCGGGACTCGGCGGCAATGCTTGCCATTGTAAGGAGATTTTTTATCGATCGCCTCAGATATGAGATTAATAAAGGATTCAAATAGCTCGCGAAATTGACCAATCAGCTTGTTATTTGCCAGAGCGATTGCAGCTTGGGATGCTAAGGATTCTCCAATGCGTTGAGAGGTTTGCGAGAATTCAATGATTTTGTTTGTCTCTGGATCTTTCGCGTTAATTAACTGCAATACCCCAATCAGTTCATTTTCATGATTGAGCATGGGCAATGTGAGAAATGACTGAG includes:
- a CDS encoding CHAD domain-containing protein, giving the protein MKDSHFDRSLLVSDYAYHIIQQSLQRFVDQEEAVFQDQDPEALHQMRVGMRRFRTAIQVFGKSITLPHRVNNSSIGKIARILGETRDLDVLKQDLITRYHPLLQQSEQDKFEKVLHHLHQKRGQSFLKLKKILKSDRYQTLKQSMQDWLAQPNYTKVGDLLVFEILPDLLLPLICQLFIHSGWLVGTTIQTGTVSLIPIENSDELHQQLRKFSHFLHDLRKQIKGVRYQTEFFADFYADSYRERVQEFKQIQEILGTLQDHVVLRNFLETTLKESLDKALPSIEHSIQEDANVFWQSWQPLQAHYLSSEFRKSLRSLLIEPLT
- a CDS encoding after-VIT domain-containing protein, with the protein product MSYSSSESNIFSRRYELPTCLLEVWTERSPLSDWQAQIVAQNLRFRLQLAHNRRVITGNQQQIANLIEAVTSYCDRWLAQDDIETLDHVIVVPKLSKLRLTTLQLFDLYESIELCANEFVILPNVLLEVHRINLNWLKIMAGIIAIIGVSIGAIRLIYPPSGEQPNYQIASTPNAAPPEQAAPPSAISSAPKSDNKLAQSENNAKVAASSKSTNPTIPNSEIIPVNPNVPQTEQLNKPESKPLERTDKVAIATEPMNNPNSNVDRYRQGSTTGSSVTNDGTTAANAIPQRRLEVPNKDVLQAPVSSEDAKLAPSPPTKFSVPEVASRSTNNTTTNTANISVLQIKSEVPSNITTNLAFYLQSQRIAITSTSRITLDLEITGDRISNIATDNQNSTLKEDSAIAELENIIRKWRSPSSTIGKIRIVLQIQN
- a CDS encoding DUF3038 domain-containing protein, with translation MTSHSTDSFDNPDLPQLQAIKAHLDLVLLALESLTGLGSDEILAVAEKLGLEEILSDRITLWRLRQASPLRKGKGRKKLDVDEARAMTLISCTLAAQQQFAIRNAVAQLEKCTALKRPPYREPILGDYLDRFNTLYQERMAEEDQAKPDAIQRLALKLLIDLLFYSSQIGSRRLWVALFERSQNS
- a CDS encoding AAA family ATPase yields the protein MKSLNFQEELSLLIRAKCPIIYVVTWEEERAERSIAQVAQECSPPRQMLYYDLVRGFEHNQEGKNNLLQALQVAENSDRQTASIYVFRDLHRRLASQRLDEIFVRQLRNLYRSFRNTRKTLILLSPLLEMPSELEEQMAVLYFPLPENKEIRNIIEQMIPAEQLRLGGNSLDQLVKACMGMTRDRICHTLSKSIVQKHYLNESDIDRVLIEKQKRIRQTEFLEFFTPNETLDSIGGLDNFKLWLMQRQLAFSDEARAYGLPNPRGVLLLGIQGTGKSLCAKVIANLWRLPLLRLDVGRLFGSLVGQSESRTRQTIQLAEALAPCILWIDEIDKAFGGIANSIGDSGTSQRVLGTLLTWMQEKSSPVFVVATANNIHALPPELLRKGRFDELFFINLPTPEERKEIFQLHLKRFRPMELRNFDIDRMASISKEFSGAEIEQAIVEGMYRSFHEQRDVTTEDIIGAIKETYPLASTAREQISFMQAWANQGRARSASQGENNSRGKIVNQGNNNSNSSIDMSVIKQATKPAIENSIDLSIVKTSDLTTVKSRPLPPPPLPQIKSSSDS
- a CDS encoding HD family phosphohydrolase — its product is MEICDTKSESFTLIEKLNEIGIALSAEKNTPKLLKMILSGAKTILNADAGTLYLATEDKRYLQFEIMMNDSLGTIPVNEPIPFPALPLYDDDGKPNETMVAARAALDKKTINIPDAYVAEGFDFAGTRAFDTRTGYRSQSFLTLPMLNHENELIGVLQLINAKDPETNKIIEFSQTSQRIGESLASQAAIALANNKLIGQFRELFESFINLISEAIDKKSPYNGKHCRRVPTLTMMIADAACKADYGIFKEFSLDEDERYELRIAGLLHDCGKVTTPVHVIDKATKLETIFDRIYLVNTRFEVLKRDAEINFLNQKIAAIESGNLSIIPDLEAALQQKLAQYSSDQDFLQVCNIGGEFMHDEYKERLQQIAKYRWIDPQGIDTNFLSDNEVYNLNISRGTLTAEERKVINDHIVVTIEMLEQLPYPRNLRRVPEYAGGHHERMDGKGYPKGLTREQMSLPARMMGIADIFEALSAKDRPYKKGKTLSECLHILGKMKLDNHIDPDLFDLFVSEKVYLRYAREYLDPDQIDEVDENNIPGYTPPFAYFLGTS